The segment ATTTGATCGGGGCGGTTGAGCACTTCCAACTAATGCGACAGGGTTAAGAGCCACTCATTCAAAATTATCGAATGACTAGACCAAATTTACCTGAGTTTGTCAGTGTAGGAACTCTATAAACTGATTATAAATAGTTTAAAGGAGTGATGATATGAACAAAAAAGCAACAGCGGTAAACCTCAGAGAAGTGCGCCAGATTATTGATTCAACCCCAACATCTGATGGCGATGGAGTGAAAATTCGTCGCGTTGTCGGATTCAACAATCGCACTTTTTCGCCGTTTCTCATGGTTGATGAGCTTAAGTCCGATGATAAAGCGGATTATGTTGGCGGCTTTCCTCCCCATCCACACCGTGGTATCGAAACGTTGACTTATATGCTGCAAGGGCACTTTCAGCATGAAGACCACATGGGCAATGTTGGTCAACTCCGTAGTGGCGGTGCTCAGTGGATGGCTGCTGGAAGGGGCGTCATCCATAGTGAGATGCCTGTGATGCAGGACGGTTCGTTACACGGATTTCAGATTTGGATTAATCAGCCTGCTCGCGACAAAATGCAACCAGCACAATATTACGACTTTCAACCAGAGACGATCACGGAAGCTCATTTCGATGCGGGTGGCTTGGTGCGTTTACTCTCTGGTGGTTTAAGTATCGATGGTAAGCATTTGAGTGGACCACTGCAAAAAACTGGTGTGGCAGTCACGGTTGCAGATTGGCGTGCCGATCGCGATCAAACCATTCGTCTTGGGCTAATTGCTGATCACAATACGATGCTGTATGTCTATCAAGGTGAGATTGACGTTGCTGGTCAACTGGTGACGCAAGGGCAGATGGCGCTGTTAACTCAAGGTGATGCACTAGAGTTAGTAGCCAAACGAGAGAGTGGGGTATTGCTGTTTAGCGGTGAACCCATTGATGAGCCAGTGGTGCACTATGGCCCGTTTGTGATGAACAGCATGGAAGAAATTAATCAAGCCATTAAGGATTACAACTCAGGGGTGTTCCACACTTACTAGCGTTTTAGGCAGAGACAAAAAAGCTCGGCATTGCCGAGCTTTTAGTAACTTGTCAGCTAATTATACGTAGTAAGCTTCTACCGTACCTTTTAGCGTGATTAGCATTGGTTGACCACGACGGTCTAGAGCTTTAGGAGACGCGATTTTAATCCAGCCTTCACTAACGCAGTATTCTTCAACGTCAGTACGTTCTTTACCGTTAAAGCGGATACCGATTTGGTGCTCAAAACACTCAGCCACGAAGAATGGGCTACGTGGGTTGCCTGATAGGTGATCTGGTAGCTCTGGTCTAGCTGTTGTATCGTTCATGGTTTTTGACCCAGTGTCATTAAAAAGTGCGTCATTGTAGTCAATGAGCGCATTGGGCTCAAGTGAGTTTTGAACCTAGATGCTCTGTTTAATCATCCGCGTTTTGATTAAAAATCAGTGAACTATGCTGAAAGTCTGCTTTCAGTACATTAGTTACTGCTTAATGATAGATTTGTGTTGTTCATTGAGAGTTTCAATGGTATTTACTTGTTTAGTTTCTTTACAGACAGCAAGTTGGTAAAAATGGACGTAATGTTAAGTTCTGATTGGGCGGTGAATGTGGCTCAAATCGTGTTTGTTAGCTGGGTAGTTCCATCTATCACCGTGGCAATGCTTTTCGCCATGATTATGTTGTATGTGAAAGTGAAGCGCT is part of the Vibrio ponticus genome and harbors:
- a CDS encoding pirin family protein translates to MNKKATAVNLREVRQIIDSTPTSDGDGVKIRRVVGFNNRTFSPFLMVDELKSDDKADYVGGFPPHPHRGIETLTYMLQGHFQHEDHMGNVGQLRSGGAQWMAAGRGVIHSEMPVMQDGSLHGFQIWINQPARDKMQPAQYYDFQPETITEAHFDAGGLVRLLSGGLSIDGKHLSGPLQKTGVAVTVADWRADRDQTIRLGLIADHNTMLYVYQGEIDVAGQLVTQGQMALLTQGDALELVAKRESGVLLFSGEPIDEPVVHYGPFVMNSMEEINQAIKDYNSGVFHTY
- a CDS encoding DUF3297 family protein; the protein is MNDTTARPELPDHLSGNPRSPFFVAECFEHQIGIRFNGKERTDVEEYCVSEGWIKIASPKALDRRGQPMLITLKGTVEAYYV